The DNA segment gTAGACATCAATCCTCAGGTCAGGTCTCAAGCCTCCTAGGTAACAGTCCtgatcttcctcttcttcttcctcctcgtCCCACATATAGTCTACGTTGTCCCAATTAGTTCTACCACTGTCACCGAGCCAGAGTTCATCGTCATCTTGGTCTTGGAACAACTCTTCGTCAGCATTCCCCCGATACGACACCTCTCGAATGGAGCCGTCCCATCCGTCCACGGCCCCCACcgcctcctcgtcctcctcctcctcctcccattcaTCTTCCTCCTCGTCCTCCTTACCCCACAGCTGGGTCACACACCCTCGGCAGAAGTTGTGCCCGCAGCTGATGGACACGGGGTCCTTGAAGTAATCCAAGCAGAGGGCACACACCGCTTCCTCCTGAAGGGTCTGCACGGGGCTGGGAGTAGTGGCATAACCAGCCATCTTAATGCCCGCCGGCAGGTGTAGATACGTCAGCTTGGAGCTGAGGAGCGGGGACGCGCCTGCAGGCCTGCCTCCAAACTACTCTGGTGACCCGAGGCGGTCCTCAACCTTGCTCTTCTTCCTCGGGGCCGCAGGGGAGCTTTGACCCCCTCTCTCAGGGTGCGAACGCCCAGATCCAGACTCACAGCCTCTCTCTGGgatcggtggggacacagcaggCTGCAGCCCCCAGCTGCTCGGTCCTGTCACGTCTCTCGCTACCCTCAGGGTGTGCCCTACACTGCGGCGTCCGCCTCAGATGCAGCCGCTGGCTACCCTGCCCGAGGCGACGCAAAATGACGTCTCGCTCCTGCACACGCTCTGGAGAGACGCTCTAGGCCGGCGGAGGACCACGTCTCTATGGTGTGCCGGGGGCCGCGCGGGCCGGGAGTTGGGTGGGCTGGGGCACAGGCGCGCCCGCGCCGCCCGCTCCAGCTGGGCTAGTGCAGCACATTCCGGCCAGCCCCTCCTCAAGACCCCATTCCCAAGCCCCTTCTCAGCTCCCTCGGGCCGGCAGAGCGGCTCTGATCAGGTCAGCGGCGGACGCCGGGAAGAGGCCCGGCTTGGGAGAGGTGGTTTGGTGGGTTGGCTGGTTCTGGATGGGGGGGGTCAACACTCGAGGGGGACTGGGTCTCCGAGCCGTTGTCCAGCCTGAGCCGGAGCCCCAGGAAGGTTAGAGGGAAGGGGGATAAATCTCTCCGGAAGCCCCGCCCGGGCCGGGGCCGAGTGGGTCCGCGGCGGTGGGGAAGCCTGGGACACCACCCTGGTGCTGTCGCCCGTCCCGCCGTCCGCGCTTGGGGTGCCTTGGTGGGGATCCGGGCGCCGCACAGCTGGGAGGGCCTGCCGCCCGGGAGGCTCGGATCCGGGGCGCCCAGTGCCCCCCGCTGCCTTCCGGGAGCCGTCGGGCCCCAGCTCCACGCAGGCCTCAGACCCAGCCCTGTTTCTGCTTGCGGGGCCGCGGCTGCGCAGTATTGCGGCGTCTGCCAGCAAAGCTGCGCCCCGGCCGTGGGTCCCCTGAGGGGGCCGGGGCTCAAGTTCCCTTCGGTGCTGCCGCCTGCGTCGGGCCAGGGGTTCCGAGTTCCAGCCCTGAGCTCTGTGAGCTCGGCCGTGAGGGGGCTGGATTTGGGACCACACTTCCTCACCGCCGTGGTTTAGACTTAGTTTGAGAGCGGCTGGCCCCTCCTTCCTGTCCTGGTGTCCTCCGCTGTCTGTTATGCCCTTCATTCCTccctggggagggagggctgggggcGCTGTCTGGGTCTGTTTTCCACCCCAGCGGGGCCCTAGGGCAGTGTCATTTAGACCCCACTCTGTCACCTTTCCTGGAGAGGGGACCTGATCCAGGGCTgagaggtgtttttttgttttgttttgttttgtttttgagatggagtctggctgttgcccaggatgcagtgcagtggcgcgatctcggctcactgcaagctccgcctcccaggt comes from the Pan troglodytes isolate AG18354 chromosome 8, NHGRI_mPanTro3-v2.0_pri, whole genome shotgun sequence genome and includes:
- the LOC112204539 gene encoding E3 ubiquitin-protein ligase TRIM52 isoform X3, translated to MAGYATTPSPVQTLQEEAVCALCLDYFKDPVSISCGHNFCRGCVTQLWGKEDEEEDEWEEEEEDEEAVGAVDGWDGSIREVSYRGNADEELFQDQDDDELWLGDSGRTNWDNVDYMWDEEEEEEEDQDCYLGGLRPDLRIDVYREEEEILEAYDEDEDEELYPDIHPPPSLPLPGQFTCPQCRKSFTRRSFRPNLQLANMVQIIRQMCPTPYRGNRSNDQGMCFKHQEALKLFCEVDKEAICVVCRQSRSHKQHSVLPLEEVVQEYQKIGSTSSVELSESVGQ
- the LOC112204539 gene encoding E3 ubiquitin-protein ligase TRIM52 isoform X4, which encodes MAGYATTPSPVQTLQEEAVCALCLDYFKDPVSISCGHNFCRGCVTQLWGKEDEEEDEWEEEEEDEEAVGAVDGWDGSIREVSYRGNADEELFQDQDDDELWLGDSGRTNWDNVDYMWDEEEEEEEDQDCYLGGLRPDLRIDVYREEEEILEAYDEDEDEELYPDIHPPPSLPLPGQFTCPQCRKSFTRRSFRPNLQLANMVQIIRQMCPTPYRGNRSNDQGMCFKHQEALKLFCEVDKEAICVVCRQSRSHKQHSVLPLEEVVQEYQV
- the LOC112204539 gene encoding E3 ubiquitin-protein ligase TRIM52 isoform X5, encoding MAGYATTPSPVQTLQEEAVCALCLDYFKDPVSISCGHNFCRGCVTQLWGKEDEEEDEWEEEEEDEEAVGAVDGWDGSIREVSYRGNADEELFQDQDDDELWLGDSGRTNWDNVDYMWDEEEEEEEDQDCYLGGLRPDLRIDVYREEEEILEAYDEDEDEELYPDIHPPPSLPLPGQFTCPQCRKSFTRRSFRPNLQLANMVQIIRQMCPTPYRGNRSNDQGMCFKHQEALKLFCEVDKEAICVVCRQSRSHKQHSVLPLEEVVQEYQ